TGCGCAGGGTGCTGAGGATGTCCTTCCAGACGTCGGCACCGTGACCGTAGCCCACCGACCGGAAGATCCAGGAGCGGTTGATCGCGTCGCCGTAGTGCTTGGTATCGAGGACGCCGTTGACCCTGGCGTTCCAGTCATACACCAGCGAGTCCTTGGCGTGGAAGTGGCGGATGACGGGGTCGCTCTGCTCACCCAGCCAGCGGATGGCGGCGGTGTTGTCGATGCCCTGCCAGAACAGGTGGCTCGGGTCGTAGTTCGCGCAGATCCGGTCACCATTGGCGCC
This is a stretch of genomic DNA from Armatimonadia bacterium. It encodes these proteins:
- a CDS encoding sugar phosphate isomerase/epimerase, yielding KNLKKAGVYACFEMHPNFLVYNPETLIKLRKAVGANGDRICANYDPSHLFWQGIDNTAAIRWLGEQSDPVIRHFHAKDSLVYDWNARVNGVLDTKHYGDAINRSWIFRSVGYGHGADVWKDILSTLRMVGYDGALSIEHEDGLMTNDEGFLKAVAMLKECAMFQEQGAMTWA